In Rhodospirillum rubrum ATCC 11170, a genomic segment contains:
- a CDS encoding ABC transporter permease: MSDPATKARQGLRFLGVVPFFAYAALFLLAPTAFLVIGAFQNQEGGFTLDNLFNLANPTIVAAYWISIKVSAASAIGGAVIGLLIAQAAVNGGLPGWIRPTLFTFSGVASNFAGIPLAFAFLATLGRTGLVTALLKSWFGVNLYASGFNLLGFWGLTLTYLYFQIPLMVLIISPALEGLRREWREAAATLGAGDIEYWRRIALPILWPSVLGATLLLFANAFGAIATAYALTGSSLNIVTILLYAQIRGDVLHDKNLGYALALGMIFITGLSNVLYIWLRGRGERWLRRS, from the coding sequence ATGTCCGATCCCGCCACCAAAGCCCGCCAGGGATTGCGCTTCCTGGGCGTGGTCCCCTTCTTCGCCTATGCCGCCCTGTTCTTGTTGGCGCCCACCGCCTTTCTGGTGATCGGCGCCTTCCAGAACCAGGAGGGCGGCTTCACGCTGGACAACCTGTTCAACCTCGCCAATCCGACCATCGTCGCCGCCTATTGGATCAGCATCAAGGTCAGCGCCGCCTCGGCGATCGGCGGCGCGGTGATCGGCCTACTGATCGCCCAGGCCGCCGTCAATGGCGGGCTTCCCGGCTGGATCCGCCCGACCCTGTTCACCTTTTCCGGGGTGGCCTCGAACTTCGCCGGCATTCCCCTGGCCTTCGCCTTTCTCGCCACCCTTGGCCGCACCGGCCTAGTCACCGCCCTGCTCAAAAGCTGGTTTGGCGTCAACCTTTATGCCAGCGGCTTCAATCTGCTGGGCTTCTGGGGGCTGACGTTGACCTATCTCTATTTCCAGATCCCGCTGATGGTGCTGATCATCAGCCCGGCCCTGGAAGGCCTGCGCCGCGAATGGCGCGAGGCGGCGGCGACCCTGGGGGCGGGGGATATCGAATACTGGCGGCGCATCGCCTTGCCGATCCTGTGGCCGAGCGTTTTGGGGGCGACGCTTTTGCTGTTCGCCAACGCCTTCGGCGCCATCGCCACCGCCTATGCGCTGACCGGCAGTTCGCTCAATATCGTCACCATCTTGCTGTACGCCCAGATTCGCGGCGATGTTCTGCACGACAAGAACCTGGGCTATGCCCTGGCCCTGGGCATGATCTTCATCACCGGGCTGTCGAACGTGCTCTATATCTGGCTGCGCGGGCGAGGCGAACGCTGGTTGCGCCGCTCATGA
- a CDS encoding ABC transporter ATP-binding protein: MAYLDLKDLHKAFGAARVVSDFTLAVERGEFVSFLGPSGCGKTTVLRMIGGFETPSSGRILIDGQDVTALTPARRKVGMVFQAYALFPNLTVAENVAFGLKVAREPASQTARRVDEMLELIKLPQLKDRYPYQLSGGQQQRVALARALAVRPKILLLDEPLSALDAKIRVSLREEIRAVQRELGITTVFVTHDQEEALSMSDRVVVMHNGRADQVGAPFEIYNAPKTRFVASFVGTLNLLEGVALAPDRLTIEGQGITTTRGLAGAAVGATVSLALRPEAIGPLPTPERTNKLEATVVDVGFQGALVRVKVAVGRQSLTYVTFNAPNSPPPERGTALTLWFGPDDVLVLADEA; encoded by the coding sequence ATGGCCTATCTCGATCTCAAGGACCTTCACAAAGCCTTCGGCGCCGCCCGGGTGGTTTCCGACTTCACCTTGGCGGTGGAGCGGGGCGAGTTCGTCTCGTTCCTTGGCCCCTCGGGCTGCGGCAAGACCACGGTCTTGCGGATGATCGGCGGCTTTGAAACGCCGTCCTCGGGCAGGATCCTAATCGACGGACAGGATGTCACCGCCCTGACCCCGGCGCGGCGCAAGGTCGGCATGGTCTTCCAGGCCTATGCGCTGTTTCCCAATCTGACGGTGGCCGAGAACGTCGCCTTCGGTCTGAAAGTGGCGCGCGAACCCGCCAGTCAGACCGCCCGGCGGGTCGATGAAATGCTGGAGCTGATCAAACTGCCCCAGCTCAAGGACCGCTATCCCTATCAGCTGTCGGGCGGTCAACAGCAGCGCGTCGCCCTGGCCCGGGCCCTGGCCGTGCGCCCGAAGATCTTGCTGCTCGATGAGCCGCTTTCGGCGCTCGACGCCAAGATCCGCGTGTCGTTGCGCGAGGAGATCCGGGCGGTTCAGCGCGAATTGGGGATCACCACGGTTTTCGTCACCCATGACCAGGAGGAGGCCCTGTCGATGTCGGACCGGGTGGTGGTCATGCACAACGGCCGGGCCGATCAGGTCGGCGCCCCCTTCGAGATCTACAACGCCCCGAAAACCCGCTTCGTCGCGTCGTTCGTCGGCACCTTGAACCTGCTCGAGGGCGTTGCCCTCGCCCCCGACCGCCTGACCATCGAAGGCCAGGGCATCACGACGACGCGCGGGCTGGCGGGCGCGGCGGTGGGGGCGACGGTCAGCCTCGCCCTGCGCCCCGAGGCCATCGGCCCGCTGCCCACGCCCGAGCGCACCAACAAGCTGGAGGCGACGGTGGTCGATGTCGGGTTTCAAGGGGCCCTGGTGCGGGTCAAGGTGGCGGTGGGGCGCCAGAGCCTAACCTATGTGACCTTCAACGCCCCCAACAGCCCGCCGCCCGAACGCGGCACGGCGCTGACTCTGTGGTTCGGTCCCGATGATGTTCTAGTGCTCGCCGACGAGGCATAG
- a CDS encoding Crp/Fnr family transcriptional regulator, translating to MSQSEGVQVPGPNRAEFPEGAVVFREGDAADGVYLVESGLVDMIVRRPDGSEAVIGTVGAGEVFGEMALIDGHPRMATARVAMEATLVRVSNEAFRAQLKSASPVIARVMRQMAHRLRTLAQDMANRAE from the coding sequence TTGTCCCAATCCGAAGGGGTCCAGGTTCCCGGGCCCAATCGCGCCGAATTTCCCGAAGGCGCCGTGGTGTTTCGCGAAGGCGACGCCGCCGATGGCGTCTATCTGGTTGAATCGGGCCTTGTCGACATGATCGTCCGCCGCCCCGACGGTAGCGAAGCGGTGATCGGAACCGTCGGCGCCGGAGAGGTCTTTGGCGAAATGGCGCTGATCGATGGTCATCCGCGCATGGCGACGGCGCGGGTGGCGATGGAGGCGACCCTGGTGCGCGTCTCCAACGAGGCCTTCCGCGCCCAGTTGAAATCGGCCAGCCCGGTGATCGCCCGCGTCATGCGCCAGATGGCCCATCGCTTGCGCACCCTGGCCCAGGACATGGCCAACCGCGCCGAATAG
- a CDS encoding phytoene/squalene synthase family protein: MPRSWSNSLLAASADDYEYCRKLIRTGSRTFHAASLLLPAKLRDPAYALYAFCRVSDDAVDAPDAHRNAIAVLTDRLDRAYAGRPLPLPCDRAFADTVSRFSIPRALPEALLEGMEWDLEGRQCPSLSDLQAYSARVAGTVGAMMTVLMGVREPAVLARACDLGVAMQFTNIARDVGEDARNGRLYLPHDWLREAGIDPAIWLADPRFTPELAGVVRRLLDEADQLYRRAITGISGLPASCRPAIRAACDLYAEIGREVERAKFDSISRRAVVPPVRKVRVVGRSLGGTLLGRTLDYAPPLDETRFLVEASLRQWAPARSSPLVPWWHFGERWTWVIDLLIALESRHQRL, from the coding sequence ATGCCTCGGTCCTGGTCTAATTCGTTGCTGGCGGCGAGCGCCGACGACTATGAGTATTGTCGCAAGCTTATCCGCACCGGCTCGCGGACGTTTCACGCCGCCTCGCTGCTGTTGCCGGCGAAATTGCGCGATCCGGCCTATGCGCTTTACGCCTTTTGTCGGGTCTCCGACGACGCGGTGGACGCTCCCGATGCCCATCGCAACGCCATCGCCGTTCTGACCGACCGCCTGGACCGCGCCTATGCCGGCCGGCCCTTGCCGCTGCCTTGCGATCGCGCCTTCGCCGATACGGTGTCGCGGTTTTCGATTCCCCGCGCCCTGCCCGAAGCCCTGCTTGAAGGGATGGAATGGGATCTGGAAGGGCGGCAATGCCCAAGCCTGTCGGATCTGCAGGCCTATTCGGCCCGGGTGGCCGGCACGGTCGGCGCCATGATGACGGTGCTGATGGGCGTGCGCGAGCCGGCGGTTCTGGCCCGCGCCTGCGATCTGGGCGTGGCCATGCAGTTCACCAACATCGCCCGCGACGTCGGCGAGGACGCCCGCAACGGCCGGCTTTATCTGCCCCACGACTGGCTGCGCGAGGCCGGCATCGATCCGGCGATCTGGTTGGCCGATCCGCGTTTCACCCCGGAACTGGCCGGGGTAGTGCGTCGCCTGCTCGACGAGGCCGATCAGTTGTATCGGCGGGCGATCACCGGCATCAGCGGCCTGCCGGCAAGCTGTCGGCCGGCGATCCGCGCCGCGTGCGATCTGTATGCCGAGATCGGCCGCGAGGTTGAACGCGCCAAATTCGACTCGATCTCGCGCCGCGCCGTCGTCCCCCCGGTGCGCAAGGTCAGGGTGGTCGGCCGCTCGCTGGGTGGAACCTTGCTGGGGCGGACCCTTGATTACGCCCCGCCCTTGGACGAAACCCGGTTCCTGGTCGAAGCCTCGCTCCGCCAATGGGCCCCGGCCCGAAGCTCGCCGCTGGTTCCCTGGTGGCACTTCGGCGAACGCTGGACCTGGGTGATCGATCTTTTGATCGCCCTTGAAAGTCGTCATCAGCGTTTGTGA
- a CDS encoding ABC transporter permease, translating to MKKIWPWLAIVFGASYFILPLVSTIEFSLRMRRGEYSFDAYRVIFDDPLFIASFGYSTLLGLAAIGVGVGLCLPTAYWVQLKLPRLRPIVEFITLMPLVIPAIVIVFGYLRVYNSSSLIPFTASDRGTDILLAFAYVTLALPYMYRAIDTGLRSIDIRTLTEAAESLGASRLTILLRVILPNIRTAILSGSFVTFAIVIGEFTVASLLNRPGFGPYLQLIGANRAYEPAALAMIAFAATWAAMGLMQWVGRPPRAKKSSP from the coding sequence ATGAAAAAGATCTGGCCCTGGCTCGCCATCGTCTTTGGCGCCTCGTATTTCATCTTGCCGCTGGTCTCGACCATCGAGTTTTCGCTGCGCATGCGCCGGGGGGAATATTCCTTCGATGCCTATCGGGTTATTTTCGACGATCCGCTGTTCATCGCCAGCTTCGGCTATTCCACCCTGCTCGGGCTGGCGGCCATCGGCGTCGGCGTCGGGCTTTGCCTGCCCACGGCCTATTGGGTTCAGCTCAAGCTGCCGCGCCTGCGGCCGATCGTCGAGTTCATCACGCTGATGCCGCTGGTCATTCCGGCGATCGTCATCGTCTTTGGCTATCTGCGCGTCTACAACAGCTCGTCGCTGATCCCCTTCACCGCCAGCGATCGCGGCACCGATATCCTGCTCGCCTTCGCCTATGTCACCCTGGCCCTGCCCTATATGTACCGGGCCATCGACACCGGGCTGCGCAGCATCGACATCCGCACCCTGACCGAGGCGGCCGAAAGCCTGGGGGCGAGCCGGCTCACCATCTTGCTGCGCGTCATCTTGCCCAATATCCGCACGGCGATCCTCAGCGGTTCCTTCGTCACCTTCGCCATCGTCATCGGCGAATTCACCGTGGCCAGTCTTCTCAATCGCCCGGGCTTCGGCCCTTATTTGCAGCTTATCGGCGCCAATCGCGCCTATGAACCCGCCGCCCTGGCGATGATCGCCTTCGCCGCGACCTGGGCGGCGATGGGGCTGATGCAATGGGTCGGCCGGCCGCCGCGGGCGAAAAAATCCAGCCCCTGA